From Motilibacter peucedani, the proteins below share one genomic window:
- a CDS encoding VOC family protein, giving the protein MGPIIPNLWFDTEAEQAAEFYCSVFPNSRVRSVARYPEGAPGQAGSVMTVEFELDGNRFVGINGGPQFRFSEAVSFQVTCADQAELDRYWEQLTDGGEESQCGWLRDRFGLSWQIVPDGMDEVFSDPDPERAQRAMQAMLGMRKLDIAALRAAADGVPA; this is encoded by the coding sequence CTGGGTCCGATCATCCCCAACCTGTGGTTCGACACCGAGGCGGAGCAGGCGGCGGAGTTCTACTGCTCGGTCTTCCCGAACTCGCGCGTCCGCTCGGTGGCGCGCTACCCCGAGGGAGCGCCGGGCCAGGCCGGCTCGGTCATGACCGTCGAGTTCGAGCTCGACGGCAACCGCTTCGTCGGCATCAACGGCGGCCCGCAGTTCCGCTTCAGCGAGGCGGTGTCCTTCCAGGTCACCTGCGCCGACCAGGCCGAGCTCGACCGCTACTGGGAGCAGCTCACCGACGGCGGCGAGGAGAGCCAGTGCGGCTGGCTGCGCGACCGCTTCGGCCTGTCGTGGCAGATCGTGCCCGACGGCATGGACGAGGTCTTCTCCGACCCCGACCCCGAGCGGGCGCAGCGCGCGATGCAGGCGATGCTCGGCATGCGCAAGCTCGACATCGCGGCGCTGCGGGCGGCGGCCGACGGGGTGCCGGCCTAG
- the efeU gene encoding iron uptake transporter permease EfeU — MFGNYLIGLREGLEASLVVSILIAYLVKVDRRDRLVAVGGGVSAAIAVSVAFGALLTYTSTSLLSSGAAQETFGGTLSLVAVAFVTWMVFWMRRTARSMKSELTGRLESALALGGVAVAATAFLAVGREGLETALFFWSAVQAAGSTASPVAGFTLGLLTSVVLAWLLYRHSVKLNLATFFTWTGAGLIVVAAGVAGYGVHDLQEGGVLGGLNTLAFDVRQQIPPTSWYGTLLKGVFNFSPDTTVLQAVAYLAYLVPVLTAYLWRPRRTAAPAAASAKPAAAPTTTRLAPSVLQESTR; from the coding sequence GTGTTCGGCAACTACCTGATCGGCCTGCGCGAGGGCCTCGAGGCCTCGCTCGTCGTCAGCATCCTCATCGCCTACCTCGTCAAGGTCGACCGGCGCGACCGGCTCGTCGCCGTCGGCGGCGGCGTCTCCGCCGCCATCGCCGTGAGCGTCGCGTTCGGCGCGCTGCTGACCTACACCTCCACCTCGCTGCTGTCCTCCGGCGCGGCGCAGGAGACCTTCGGCGGCACGCTGTCGCTGGTCGCGGTCGCCTTCGTCACCTGGATGGTCTTCTGGATGCGGCGCACCGCCCGCAGCATGAAGTCCGAGCTCACCGGCCGGCTCGAGTCCGCGCTCGCGCTGGGCGGCGTCGCGGTCGCCGCCACCGCCTTCCTCGCCGTCGGGCGCGAGGGCCTCGAGACCGCGCTGTTCTTCTGGTCGGCCGTGCAGGCCGCCGGGTCGACCGCCTCGCCCGTCGCCGGCTTCACCCTGGGACTGCTCACCTCCGTCGTGCTGGCGTGGCTGCTCTACCGGCACTCGGTCAAGCTCAACCTCGCGACGTTCTTCACCTGGACCGGCGCCGGTCTGATCGTGGTCGCCGCCGGCGTCGCCGGCTACGGCGTCCACGACCTGCAGGAGGGCGGCGTGCTCGGCGGTCTGAACACGCTGGCGTTCGACGTGCGCCAGCAGATCCCGCCGACGAGCTGGTACGGCACGCTGCTCAAGGGCGTCTTCAACTTCAGCCCCGACACCACGGTGCTCCAGGCCGTCGCCTACCTCGCCTACCTCGTGCCGGTGCTCACCGCGTACCTCTGGCGCCCGCGGCGCACCGCGGCCCCCGCCGCCGCGTCCGCGAAGCCCGCTGCCGCCCCCACCACGACCCGCCTCGCCCCGAGCGTGCTGCAGGAGTCCACTCGATGA
- the efeO gene encoding iron uptake system protein EfeO, producing the protein MIRLFPSVPTRALAPSAALVALALALTLSACGGSSSDAAASSSGGSGGTAAKGQKVSVEAKDESCTASASELPSGRHTFSVKNSGGDVTEFYVYAPGDRIVGEVENIGPAISRTLTVDLAPGSYELACKPGMVGKGVRAPLVVSGASASAEPLDAQLTEAVSSYRTYVETQAAALLATTTPFVAAVKAGDAAKARALYSPARLRYESIEPIAESFGDLDPLIDMREDDVTAGTPFVGFHKLEQDLFKTKDIGASGPTADALLANVEKLVALIPSVEITPLTMANGAKSLLDEVAKSKVTGEEERYSRVDLVDFAGNVEGAKTVYTQLRPALEARDASLVKTLDTRFAALQDLLGTHASTKGGKGYVAGSGYVSYDALTPAEVKALAVEVDAISEPLGSIPAAITAA; encoded by the coding sequence ATGATCCGCCTCTTCCCGAGCGTCCCGACCCGGGCGCTCGCGCCGAGCGCTGCCCTCGTCGCCCTCGCCCTCGCCCTCACCCTCTCCGCCTGCGGCGGCTCGTCGAGCGACGCCGCCGCCTCGTCGTCGGGCGGCTCCGGCGGCACCGCCGCCAAGGGCCAGAAGGTCTCTGTGGAGGCGAAGGACGAGAGCTGCACGGCGTCGGCCTCGGAGCTGCCCTCCGGGCGGCACACGTTCTCGGTCAAGAACAGCGGCGGCGACGTCACCGAGTTCTACGTCTACGCGCCGGGCGACCGCATCGTCGGCGAGGTCGAGAACATCGGGCCCGCCATCTCGCGCACCCTCACCGTCGACCTGGCGCCGGGCAGCTACGAGCTGGCCTGCAAGCCGGGCATGGTCGGCAAGGGCGTACGCGCTCCGCTCGTCGTCAGCGGCGCGAGCGCCAGCGCGGAGCCGCTCGACGCCCAGCTCACCGAGGCCGTCAGCTCCTACCGCACCTACGTCGAGACGCAGGCCGCCGCGCTGCTCGCCACCACCACGCCGTTCGTGGCTGCGGTGAAGGCGGGAGACGCGGCGAAGGCCCGCGCGCTCTACTCGCCGGCGCGGCTGCGCTACGAGTCGATCGAGCCCATCGCCGAGTCGTTCGGCGACCTCGACCCGCTCATCGACATGCGCGAGGACGACGTCACCGCCGGCACCCCGTTCGTCGGCTTCCACAAGCTCGAGCAGGACCTCTTCAAGACCAAGGACATCGGTGCCTCCGGCCCCACCGCCGACGCCCTGCTGGCCAACGTCGAGAAGCTCGTCGCGCTCATCCCCAGCGTCGAGATCACGCCGCTCACCATGGCCAACGGCGCCAAGTCGCTGCTCGACGAGGTCGCCAAGAGCAAGGTGACCGGCGAGGAAGAGCGCTACTCCCGCGTCGACCTGGTCGACTTCGCCGGCAACGTCGAGGGCGCCAAGACCGTCTACACCCAGCTGCGCCCGGCGCTCGAGGCGCGCGACGCGTCGCTGGTCAAGACCCTCGACACCCGTTTCGCGGCGCTGCAGGACCTGCTCGGGACGCACGCGTCCACCAAGGGCGGCAAGGGCTACGTCGCGGGCAGCGGCTACGTCTCCTACGACGCGCTGACCCCGGCCGAGGTCAAGGCGCTCGCCGTCGAGGTCGACGCCATCAGCGAGCCGCTCGGGTCGATCCCCGCGGCCATCACGGCGGCATGA
- the efeB gene encoding iron uptake transporter deferrochelatase/peroxidase subunit: protein MTPGHLSRRSLLGLLGGGAAAVGVGGVGGAAVARATETGDDDSGTVAFHGEHQAGITTPAQDRLHFAAFDVTTTSRDELVAMLKEWTAAAEAMCAGRDVGEGGTAGGPAQAPPSDTGEAFGLPAAKLTITVGFGPSLFTDAHGKDRFGIAAQRPAALADLPAFPGDALDPERSGGDLCVQACADDPQVAVHAIRNLARIARGKANVRWSQLGFGRTSTTSTSQSTPRNLMGFKDGTNNLKLEDAGALAKSVWVAPGDGPDWMAGGSYLVARRIRMLIEPWDSTPLAEQERVIGRTKGTGAPIGREKEFDALDLEATGPDGSPLVDEKAHVRLAHPSTNGGAELLRRGYSFTDGTDGLGRLDAGLFFLAYQRDPRAQFVRIQTSLAGRHGDALNEYIQHNGSGLFACPPGVRPGGWWGEGLFATT from the coding sequence ATGACCCCCGGCCACCTCTCGCGGCGCTCGCTGCTCGGCCTGCTGGGCGGCGGCGCGGCCGCCGTCGGCGTGGGCGGAGTGGGCGGAGCCGCCGTCGCCCGGGCCACCGAGACAGGCGACGACGACTCGGGCACCGTCGCGTTCCACGGCGAGCACCAGGCCGGCATCACGACACCGGCGCAGGACCGCCTGCACTTCGCCGCCTTCGACGTCACCACCACCAGCCGCGACGAGCTCGTCGCGATGCTGAAGGAGTGGACGGCTGCCGCCGAGGCGATGTGCGCGGGGCGCGACGTCGGCGAGGGCGGCACCGCCGGCGGGCCGGCGCAGGCGCCCCCCAGCGACACGGGCGAGGCGTTCGGGCTGCCGGCCGCCAAGCTCACGATCACGGTGGGCTTCGGGCCGAGCCTGTTCACCGACGCGCACGGCAAGGACCGCTTCGGCATCGCGGCCCAGCGGCCCGCGGCCCTCGCCGACCTGCCCGCCTTCCCTGGCGACGCGCTCGACCCCGAGCGAAGCGGCGGCGACCTCTGCGTCCAGGCGTGCGCCGACGACCCGCAGGTGGCCGTCCACGCGATCCGCAACCTGGCCCGCATCGCGCGCGGGAAGGCCAACGTGCGCTGGTCGCAGCTCGGCTTCGGCCGGACCTCGACCACCTCGACGAGCCAGTCGACCCCGCGCAACCTGATGGGCTTCAAGGACGGCACCAACAATCTCAAGCTCGAGGACGCCGGCGCCCTGGCGAAGTCGGTCTGGGTGGCTCCGGGCGACGGTCCGGACTGGATGGCCGGTGGCAGCTACCTCGTCGCCCGCCGCATCCGCATGCTCATCGAGCCGTGGGACTCCACGCCGCTGGCCGAGCAGGAGCGCGTCATCGGGCGCACCAAGGGCACCGGCGCGCCGATCGGGCGCGAGAAGGAGTTCGACGCGCTGGACCTGGAGGCCACCGGGCCCGACGGCTCGCCGCTGGTCGACGAGAAGGCGCACGTGCGCCTCGCGCACCCGAGCACCAACGGCGGCGCCGAGCTGCTGCGTCGCGGCTACAGCTTCACCGACGGCACCGACGGGCTCGGCCGCCTCGACGCGGGGCTGTTCTTCCTCGCCTACCAGCGCGACCCGCGCGCGCAGTTCGTGCGCATCCAGACCTCGCTGGCCGGTCGCCACGGCGACGCCCTCAACGAGTACATCCAGCACAACGGCAGCGGGCTCTTCGCCTGCCCGCCCGGCGTACGGCCCGGTGGCTGGTGGGGCGAGGGGCTCTTCGCCACCACGTAG
- a CDS encoding DUF4395 domain-containing protein, translated as MTSLVGFPDPVNETSARVVAGGVVALSTATIALDQPWLLAPLTYGFAARVVAGPRFSPLGQLATRVVTPRIRAEHRFVPGPPKRLAQGVGLAVSASALVLHYGFGRRRAAYSVLGVLVAAASLEAFAGFCVACRAFPLLMRAGLVPEGTCERCADIWSRPAVTSG; from the coding sequence ATGACCAGTCTGGTCGGGTTCCCGGACCCGGTGAACGAGACCTCCGCCCGGGTCGTCGCCGGCGGTGTGGTGGCGCTCTCGACGGCCACGATCGCGCTCGACCAGCCGTGGCTGCTCGCCCCGCTCACCTACGGCTTCGCCGCCCGCGTGGTGGCGGGCCCGCGCTTCAGCCCGCTGGGCCAGCTGGCGACCCGCGTCGTCACCCCGCGCATCCGCGCCGAGCACCGCTTCGTGCCGGGCCCGCCCAAGCGCCTCGCGCAGGGGGTCGGGCTCGCGGTGTCGGCCTCGGCGCTCGTGCTCCACTACGGCTTCGGCCGGCGGCGGGCGGCCTACTCGGTGCTCGGGGTGCTCGTGGCCGCCGCCAGCCTGGAGGCCTTCGCCGGCTTCTGCGTCGCGTGCCGCGCGTTCCCGCTGCTCATGCGCGCGGGCCTGGTGCCCGAGGGCACGTGCGAGCGCTGCGCCGACATCTGGTCGCGCCCGGCCGTCACGAGCGGCTGA